From one Deinococcus sp. JMULE3 genomic stretch:
- a CDS encoding type I phosphomannose isomerase catalytic subunit: protein MTVNLPAPLPALLLLTPRFHARVWGGDRLAPPIGGTPVGEAWIADGHSVVAAGPLAGQTVDELMRAHPRDLLGPDLDPRAGFPLLIKLLDCRDWLSVQVHPNDAQAQVMVGPGERGKTEAWHFLNVEPGAELLAGVTPGTTPDALADAIRHGGILDVSERAAPEVGDTLFIPAGTLHALGPGLLLYEVQQASDTTYRVFDWDRPASAGRALHLEESVAVTRADLRGDWKAAAETGGVGELVRCPEFTLVGARGGDAVPLTSFGLVTVVEGTLTLAAAGERLEVPAFGTVLVPAHAGQVTLSGDGRALIATP, encoded by the coding sequence ATGACCGTGAATCTGCCCGCCCCACTGCCCGCGCTGTTGCTCCTGACGCCCCGCTTTCACGCCCGCGTGTGGGGTGGGGACCGCCTCGCCCCGCCGATCGGCGGCACCCCGGTCGGGGAGGCCTGGATCGCCGACGGGCACAGCGTCGTCGCGGCGGGACCGCTGGCCGGGCAGACGGTGGATGAGCTCATGCGCGCCCACCCCCGCGACCTGCTCGGCCCGGACCTTGACCCCCGGGCGGGGTTCCCGCTGCTGATCAAACTCCTCGACTGCCGCGACTGGCTCAGCGTGCAGGTGCACCCGAACGACGCGCAGGCGCAGGTCATGGTCGGCCCCGGAGAGCGGGGCAAGACCGAGGCGTGGCACTTCCTGAACGTCGAACCCGGCGCGGAACTCCTGGCGGGCGTCACGCCCGGCACCACCCCCGACGCGCTGGCGGACGCCATCCGGCACGGCGGCATTCTCGATGTGAGTGAACGCGCGGCGCCCGAGGTGGGCGACACGCTGTTCATTCCGGCCGGGACGCTGCACGCGCTCGGGCCGGGGCTGCTGCTGTACGAGGTGCAGCAGGCCAGCGACACCACTTACCGCGTGTTCGACTGGGACCGGCCCGCCAGTGCGGGGCGCGCGCTGCACCTCGAGGAGTCCGTGGCGGTCACCCGCGCCGACCTGCGTGGCGACTGGAAGGCCGCCGCCGAGACGGGCGGCGTGGGCGAACTGGTGCGCTGCCCGGAATTCACGCTGGTGGGCGCGCGCGGCGGCGATGCGGTTCCCCTGACGTCCTTCGGGCTCGTGACGGTGGTCGAGGGCACCCTGACGCTGGCGGCGGCGGGGGAGAGGCTGGAGGTCCCGGCCTTCGGGACGGTGCTCGTCCCGGCACACGCCGGGCA